From a single Fulvivirga ulvae genomic region:
- a CDS encoding M28 family peptidase: protein MIIKNMPKYSLSLLFTFAMGLFACNSDKKKETPMEEEKTVQVPNFNPDSAYYFVKHQIGFGPRVPNTPAHKQAGEYFIERFKAYGAKVQTQDFEATTFDNHTLNLRNIIASFFPEKSKRILLAAHWDSRPFADKDLQRPNEPIAGANDGASGVGVLLEVARVLSKNNPPDVGVDIILFDGEDWGELHNGQNTEPPAGLDSWWCLGSQHWSKNKHDKGYSAYYGILFDMVGAKNAQFPMEETSLYYARSIVEKIWSRAEKLGFSNYFIRKQPGGITDDHVFVNEYAKIPMVDIVHFDPVNGYFGDFHHSHKDDMDIISKETLEAVGQTTVAVIYHE, encoded by the coding sequence ATGATTATAAAAAACATGCCCAAATATAGTCTGAGCCTCTTATTTACCTTTGCGATGGGTTTATTTGCCTGTAATAGTGACAAGAAAAAAGAAACCCCAATGGAAGAGGAAAAGACTGTTCAGGTCCCCAATTTCAATCCTGATTCTGCCTATTATTTTGTTAAACATCAGATCGGGTTTGGGCCCCGAGTACCAAATACTCCAGCCCATAAACAGGCAGGCGAATATTTTATAGAGAGGTTTAAGGCATATGGAGCTAAAGTCCAGACACAAGACTTTGAGGCAACAACCTTTGATAATCATACCCTAAACCTGAGAAACATAATAGCCTCGTTTTTCCCGGAGAAAAGCAAGAGGATCTTACTGGCCGCTCATTGGGATTCCAGACCTTTTGCAGATAAGGATCTGCAGCGTCCGAATGAACCTATAGCCGGGGCAAATGATGGAGCAAGCGGGGTGGGTGTATTGCTGGAAGTGGCCCGTGTACTGAGCAAGAATAACCCTCCCGATGTTGGTGTGGATATTATACTTTTTGATGGTGAGGATTGGGGAGAACTACACAATGGACAGAATACCGAACCTCCCGCCGGCCTGGACAGCTGGTGGTGTCTGGGCTCTCAACACTGGTCAAAAAACAAGCACGATAAAGGTTACTCTGCCTATTATGGAATACTTTTCGATATGGTAGGCGCGAAGAATGCACAATTTCCTATGGAAGAAACGTCCTTGTATTATGCGAGATCAATAGTGGAAAAAATATGGAGCAGAGCTGAAAAGCTTGGTTTCTCCAACTACTTCATTAGGAAACAGCCCGGAGGTATCACAGATGACCATGTATTTGTGAATGAATACGCTAAGATCCCTATGGTTGATATTGTGCATTTTGACCCGGTAAATGGATATTTTGGGGATTTTCATCACTCTCACAAGGATGACATGGACATTATCAGCAAGGAAACTTTAGAAGCCGTAGGACAGACAACCGTGGCTGTTATCTATCACGAGTAG
- a CDS encoding M4 family metallopeptidase, with protein sequence MFNNYRWRYMVSLFLMASACSVYAQDGKPHKPIKKGIDKQVRFEANQARMSEIDQIFKTHLNTRDQDELRFKQAMVDKLGFEHTRYQQFYKGIKVEFGTYIIHSKDGIVSSMNGDFKEVKDLSISPSLSNDAALNRAMKHVGATEYLWQDSQNARVIDYNKPTGELVILDNRLAYKFDVYATKPLYRADVYIDAHSGEFILENKKIHHANTPATGTSLYNGSVSFTADSYSGGYRLRQTADGGGIQTYDLNNGTNYNNASDVTSSTTNFTGNATGVQAHYGAEQTYKYFFQTHNRNSYNGNGAVIRSYVSYSTNYVNAFWDGSRMTYGDGDGVNYGPLVSLDICGHEVTHGVTEYTSNLVYSYESGAMNESLSDIFGESIESFASGSNDWLMGDDIGAGGSGGAIRSLSNPNAFSDPDTYKGSYWYSGSGDNGGVHTNSGVMNHWFYILSVGKSGTNDNGDAYSVTGIGMAKAQQIAYRMNAVYFTSNSDYADAREYGIQAAEDLYGADSPEAIATQNAWYAVGLGDEYGDGTPPTCATGTVTLTLVLDNYPEETSWTLENSSGTVIASGGTYGSLPDGSTVTETFNLAAGEYTFTINDTYGDGICCSYGNGSYTLTDNGSGETLASGGSFGSSDDADICVDGGGSDTQAPTAPGALAASGITSTSATLSWTASTDNVGVTGYDIYLGGSLVNSTSGTSYNLTGLTASTSYTASVRAKDAAGNTSSPSTVSFTTDEDGTPVEYCASQGNNVNYEWIDLVNIGSINNVTGKNGGYGDFTNLSTNLTRGNSYPINFSAGFGSGSYTEYWSIWVDFNQDGDFGDSGEQVVTGSSSSSGTLSGTVAVPSSAALGSTRMRVSMRYNSAPSSCGSYTYGEVEDYTVNITSSYSGVAALGGNSNGEPLGNEVAKPYFVAHPNPASEMVEIAISEDARGYDLKMMTLNGVVVKEIESTEANVRINMANLPQGVYILSMKTAREVINTKIIKE encoded by the coding sequence ATGTTCAACAATTACCGCTGGCGGTACATGGTATCGCTATTCCTCATGGCTTCTGCATGCAGTGTCTATGCACAGGATGGAAAGCCTCACAAACCAATTAAAAAGGGAATCGACAAGCAAGTCCGGTTTGAAGCAAACCAAGCCCGTATGTCTGAAATTGATCAGATATTCAAGACACATCTTAATACTCGAGATCAGGATGAGTTGAGATTTAAGCAGGCTATGGTAGATAAACTGGGCTTTGAGCACACCCGGTATCAGCAATTCTATAAAGGTATTAAAGTAGAATTTGGAACTTATATCATACATTCAAAAGATGGTATAGTGAGCTCAATGAATGGAGACTTCAAGGAAGTTAAGGACCTAAGTATTTCTCCTTCACTTTCTAATGATGCAGCTTTGAACAGGGCAATGAAACATGTAGGGGCTACTGAGTACTTGTGGCAGGATAGTCAGAACGCAAGGGTGATTGACTACAATAAGCCCACAGGAGAACTGGTGATTCTGGATAACAGATTGGCTTATAAGTTTGATGTTTATGCCACCAAGCCATTGTACCGGGCGGATGTTTACATAGATGCTCATTCTGGGGAGTTCATTCTTGAAAATAAGAAGATCCATCATGCCAATACTCCTGCAACAGGAACAAGCCTTTACAACGGTTCTGTTTCATTCACAGCTGATAGCTATTCAGGGGGCTACCGTTTGCGGCAGACTGCCGATGGCGGAGGTATCCAGACCTATGATCTGAATAATGGAACAAACTACAATAATGCGTCAGATGTGACCAGTAGTACAACTAATTTTACTGGTAATGCCACCGGTGTGCAGGCACATTATGGCGCGGAACAAACATATAAGTACTTCTTCCAGACACATAACAGAAACTCTTATAATGGAAACGGAGCCGTTATCAGGTCCTATGTGAGCTATTCAACCAACTATGTTAATGCATTTTGGGATGGTAGCAGAATGACGTACGGTGATGGCGACGGTGTTAACTACGGTCCGTTGGTCTCCTTGGACATTTGCGGGCACGAGGTAACCCACGGTGTTACAGAGTACACTTCAAATCTTGTGTATAGCTATGAGTCCGGCGCTATGAATGAGTCTCTTTCTGACATTTTTGGTGAGTCGATCGAAAGCTTTGCTTCTGGAAGCAATGACTGGTTGATGGGAGATGATATTGGTGCAGGAGGTAGCGGTGGAGCTATTCGCTCATTGAGCAATCCCAATGCCTTCAGCGATCCTGATACTTACAAGGGATCGTACTGGTACAGTGGTTCCGGAGATAACGGAGGTGTGCATACAAATAGTGGTGTTATGAACCATTGGTTCTATATCCTATCTGTAGGTAAGTCTGGTACTAATGACAATGGTGACGCATATAGTGTGACAGGAATCGGGATGGCGAAAGCTCAGCAAATTGCTTATAGAATGAATGCTGTTTATTTTACATCCAATTCTGACTATGCTGATGCCAGAGAATATGGAATACAGGCTGCGGAAGACCTGTATGGTGCTGATTCTCCGGAAGCTATAGCTACACAAAACGCCTGGTATGCGGTCGGGCTAGGTGATGAATACGGTGACGGCACACCTCCCACATGTGCCACTGGTACTGTTACGCTGACCCTGGTTCTTGATAACTACCCCGAAGAAACCAGCTGGACCCTGGAAAATAGCTCAGGTACGGTTATAGCATCTGGAGGAACTTATGGGTCTCTGCCAGACGGTTCTACAGTGACAGAGACATTCAACCTGGCTGCTGGAGAGTATACTTTTACAATAAATGACACCTATGGTGATGGTATTTGCTGTTCTTATGGCAATGGCTCTTATACGCTTACTGATAATGGTAGCGGGGAAACATTGGCCAGTGGTGGAAGCTTTGGGTCTTCAGATGATGCTGACATATGTGTTGACGGTGGAGGAAGTGATACTCAGGCACCTACTGCTCCGGGGGCACTCGCAGCTTCAGGAATAACCAGCACAAGCGCAACCTTAAGCTGGACTGCTTCTACTGATAATGTTGGTGTAACAGGATATGATATTTACCTGGGAGGATCTTTGGTAAATTCAACCTCTGGCACGTCGTATAATCTGACAGGTCTAACAGCCTCAACCTCATATACAGCTTCTGTACGTGCGAAAGATGCTGCCGGTAATACTTCGAGTCCCAGCACTGTTTCATTCACTACGGATGAAGATGGGACACCAGTTGAATACTGCGCTTCGCAAGGTAACAATGTGAATTATGAATGGATAGACCTTGTTAATATAGGCTCTATAAACAATGTTACCGGTAAAAATGGCGGATATGGTGACTTTACTAATCTTAGCACCAATCTGACGCGCGGTAACAGCTATCCTATAAATTTCAGTGCTGGCTTCGGAAGTGGAAGTTATACTGAGTATTGGTCAATTTGGGTTGACTTTAATCAGGATGGTGATTTTGGTGATTCGGGTGAACAAGTCGTTACCGGATCATCCAGTAGTAGCGGAACGTTATCAGGAACAGTCGCTGTTCCTTCTTCGGCAGCTCTTGGTTCTACAAGAATGCGGGTTTCTATGAGGTACAACTCCGCACCATCTTCTTGTGGAAGCTATACTTATGGAGAGGTTGAGGATTACACTGTAAACATTACCAGCTCTTATTCCGGAGTAGCTGCCCTTGGAGGTAACAGCAATGGCGAACCTCTTGGCAATGAAGTGGCTAAACCATATTTTGTGGCACACCCTAATCCTGCCAGCGAGATGGTTGAAATAGCAATCTCTGAGGATGCAAGAGGGTACGACTTAAAGATGATGACTCTCAACGGTGTTGTAGTTAAGGAGATTGAATCTACCGAAGCCAATGTGAGAATCAACATGGCAAATCTGCCTCAGGGAGTCTATATTCTTTCGATGAAAACAGCAAGAGAGGTAATAAATACCAAAATTATTAAAGAGTAA
- the nusA gene encoding transcription termination factor NusA, with product MDTAVLIESFADFAKQKNIDRPTMIRILEDVFRTMIRKKFETDENFDIIINADKGDLEIWRFREIVDDDSEDIWDHDKISLSEARKIEPDFEIGEEVAEEITLIDFGRRAVMTARQTLIQKVKDLEKDILFQKYKDLVGEIISGEVYQILSREVLLIDAEGNEISIPKNEQIPKDRFRKGDQVRAIVDRVEMINGNPKIILSRTSPVFLERLFESEVPEVYDGLITIKKVVREPGERAKVAVESYDDRIDPVGACVGMKGSRIHSIVRELQNENIDVINYTENLDLYITRALSPAKITSIKINEEEKRVSVYLKPDQVSLAIGKGGQNIKLASKLVGLEIDVFRELGDFEEEDVDLDEFVDEIEDWVLDELKRVGLDTAKSVLALTNEELGRRTDLEEETIENVKKVLKQEFE from the coding sequence ATGGATACCGCTGTATTAATTGAGTCGTTTGCAGATTTTGCAAAGCAGAAAAACATAGATAGACCTACGATGATTCGTATCCTGGAGGATGTTTTCAGGACTATGATCAGAAAGAAGTTTGAAACAGATGAGAACTTTGATATAATTATTAATGCTGATAAGGGTGACTTGGAAATCTGGCGATTCAGAGAAATTGTGGATGATGACTCTGAGGATATTTGGGATCATGACAAGATTAGTTTAAGTGAGGCTCGAAAAATTGAGCCTGATTTCGAAATAGGAGAGGAAGTAGCGGAAGAAATTACCTTAATTGATTTTGGGCGAAGGGCAGTTATGACGGCCAGGCAAACTCTTATCCAAAAGGTAAAGGACCTTGAAAAAGATATCCTGTTCCAAAAGTATAAGGATCTTGTTGGAGAGATTATTTCTGGCGAGGTATATCAGATTTTAAGTAGAGAGGTATTGTTGATCGATGCGGAGGGAAATGAAATCTCCATTCCTAAAAATGAACAAATACCAAAGGACAGATTTAGAAAGGGGGATCAGGTGCGTGCCATTGTAGATCGTGTTGAGATGATCAACGGAAACCCTAAAATTATACTTTCAAGAACAAGCCCGGTATTCCTGGAAAGACTTTTTGAAAGTGAGGTTCCTGAGGTGTATGACGGTCTGATCACAATTAAGAAAGTAGTTAGAGAACCAGGGGAAAGAGCAAAGGTAGCTGTTGAATCTTACGATGACCGAATAGATCCTGTAGGAGCATGCGTGGGAATGAAAGGGTCAAGAATTCACAGTATTGTGCGTGAATTACAAAATGAGAACATTGATGTGATCAACTATACAGAAAATCTTGATCTGTATATCACAAGAGCATTGAGCCCGGCTAAGATCACCAGTATCAAAATTAACGAAGAAGAGAAGCGTGTGTCAGTTTATTTAAAGCCGGATCAGGTTTCTTTGGCCATTGGTAAAGGAGGTCAGAATATTAAGCTTGCAAGTAAACTTGTAGGTCTGGAAATAGATGTGTTCAGAGAGCTTGGAGATTTTGAAGAAGAAGATGTGGATCTGGACGAATTCGTAGATGAAATTGAAGATTGGGTTCTTGATGAACTCAAACGCGTAGGGTTGGATACTGCAAAAAGTGTATTGGCATTAACCAACGAAGAACTTGGCAGAAGAACCGATTTGGAAGAAGAGACCATAGAAAATGTGAAGAAAGTTCTTAAGCAAGAGTTCGAATAA
- the rimP gene encoding ribosome assembly cofactor RimP has product MDLKEQVTKIAEDNLSDENHFLVDVVISSSKGPKKILVLLDGDQGVTIDDCADLSRAIGNELEEKGLIEEAFRLEVSSPGVDYPLQSIRQYKKNIDRSVKVIPKEGKDVKGILRSADETKIVVDQEVKKGKKTEYKEVEIPMSEINKTIVQISFK; this is encoded by the coding sequence ATGGATTTGAAGGAACAAGTAACAAAAATTGCGGAAGATAATTTGTCTGACGAGAATCATTTTCTTGTGGACGTGGTTATTTCTTCTTCGAAAGGACCTAAAAAGATATTGGTTTTGTTAGATGGAGATCAGGGCGTAACTATTGATGATTGCGCAGACCTAAGCAGAGCCATTGGAAATGAACTGGAAGAAAAAGGTTTGATCGAGGAGGCCTTTCGGTTAGAAGTTTCTTCTCCGGGTGTTGATTATCCCCTACAATCAATCAGGCAATACAAGAAGAATATTGATAGAAGTGTGAAGGTAATCCCAAAGGAGGGGAAAGATGTCAAAGGTATTTTGAGGTCTGCTGATGAAACCAAGATAGTGGTTGATCAGGAAGTGAAAAAAGGGAAAAAAACAGAATATAAGGAGGTAGAGATACCAATGTCGGAAATTAACAAAACTATAGTTCAGATTTCATTTAAATAA